The sequence GGATATTATCTACTGCCCAATGCCCCTGTACCACTCAGCGGGAGGCTGCATTACTATGGGCCAGGCCTTGATCTTCGGATGTACCATAGTGTTGAGAACTAAGTTCTCGGCTTCTGCTTATTTCCCGGATTGCATCAAATATAATGCCAccgtaagtagttatattattcGCTCAGATAAGTATTTCACGATGTAAAATGACTTGGGTCATTATGGTTTCTGGTTTAGATCGCTGATGGTTTTCTTAGATCGTTGCCTTGGTCTTCATTTAAGTACTTGCGAATATCTTTACGaatgtatttgtattgtatttcaGGCAGCCCATTACATCGGTGAAATGTGTCGGTACATCTTGTCCACTCCACCAGCGCCTACTGACAGGCAGCATAAAGTCCGCCGTGTCTACGGTAACGGAATGAGACCTGCTGTAAGTAAATTTTCGTGCAAAAAATACTACCCAGTTAGCAATGTGTAtctgtacctataggtacttaagTAACAAATTGTTGCTAATCTTATTTGGCTTTTGCCTATTAGCAAATTGATATTTCTATCATGGTATAAGACGATTTGGATTCATACCcatatttttcattattaccaTATATTTTAGGGATTAAACTAAAGCAACAGAATTGTTTTTGCTTTTTGCAGATATGGACGGAATTTGTTACTCGATTTAACATAAAGAGGGTTGTCGAGTTCTATGGTGCCACTGAAGGAAATGCCAATATAGGTAAGGAATACATTTAGAAAACCCAATTTATTACTGTCTTATTCGTAAAAGTAGACATTCAAGATAGTTGCATCTATAGAAAACTCAATTAAATTTGAATTATTGTCTGCTTTCAGTGAATATAAATAATAAGACTGGAGCAATTGGATTTGTATCCAGGATTATACCGGCAGTATATCCCATTGCTATTCTGAAGGTTGACCAAGAAACTGGAGAACCCATCAGGAACTCCCGAGGTTTATGTCAGGTGAGGTTTCAAGGAAGGCAATCAGTGCAAGTGCAACTACATAAATACGTATTGCAAATATATTGATCGAAATAATGGTTCAATGCTTCTTTAAAACTCTTAAAACTCTCTCTTCTTTTCCATCAGTCTTGAATGTCTCGATCTCCTGTTCACCGCTTTACAAAGTTATATACTTTTTCGACATAATGAACTGACTGCATCcaacatcgtttttttttgtaatatgtaATAAACATCTGATTTTCTTTCTATAGTTGGCCAAACCAAACGAGCCAGGAGTGTTCATCGGTAAAATCCAGCCCAACAACCCCTCAAGAGCATTCCTTGGTTACGCCGATAAAGCAGCTTCGGACAAGAAGATAGTTCGAGACGTGTTCACACATGGAGATTCCGCTTTTATATCAGGTAAGATCTCTTTGGATTAGCTGTAGTCTTAGAGGGTTCAACTTCTGCTGCTGCTCACAGACAAAACAGAACAAGGCAACACAAAATGCAAAATCATACCTTGACTTCTGGCCTTATTTGAAGTCTCTGAACATGGGAAGGGATATAGCCATCCAGCACGTACATCTTGTAGTAGGTACACatatcatcatccttcttgcgttttCCCAGGTAttcgccacagctcatgggagcctggggtccgctttgacaactgcaTCCTGTAGTAGGTATACATGAGTAGATTATGCTAAGAACACATGATTTCGTTACAGGTGACATCCTAGTGGCAGACGAGTTGGGTTACCTGTATTTCCGGGATCGAACTGGAGACACATTCCGTTGGCGCGGCGAGAACGTCAGCACGACTGAGGTGGAGTCAGCCGTGTCTCGTGTCGCGGACCAGAGGGACGCTGTTGTTTATGGAGTTGAGGTAAGCTTCATTACGTAAAAAGACATGTTTTGTGCATATAGGTATTAGCTTATCGGCAGCTGATTTAAAAAAGATTCGGTGATGTCTGAAAGAGGAAGCTTAGAAGCCCTTTGattcttcttttatttttaattggacGTGTCCTTGCCCAACGGCGGATGTCTGAGGTTTATATCTTTGCGTTACTGTTACTAGTTTTTGTTAGTGTTGGGATACCTACTTTTTAACCAGTAGTAAAATCCTCTTAGCAGCTCCATTATTATTCCAGGTCCCGAACATCGAAGGGCGAGCGGGCATGTGTGGAATCGTGGATGCGGAGGGCACGCTCGACCTGGAGCAGCTGGCTAAGCGCATCGCCAAGGATCTGCCGGCGTACGCGCGCCCTGTCTTCATGCGGGTCATGACCAGCGTTGATATGACGGGTGAGCTAAATTCATAATTCTAGGTGTACCTTCTTATGTTTAAAGATGCCTTTAGCTGTGTACATTATTAATAAAACTTGCTAGTCTTCTATCGGCTTCCTTCTTCTTTTCTGTTTGCTTGTTCTTAGCTTCTTTTCAATCATAGAGATGTACTCAGGCCtcttttaatgttttaaatttgAACCTGAGAGTACTAAGTTTTACATAATTTTCGGAATAATTAGCGCGACCTTTATCCTCGAAACGACACGGAAAAAAAAgaggttattttttttaaactttctttcataatgttgccaggcgaaattatttttaaagctAACAGTTTGCCATTATATTTTGGGCTTCTTTTATCCACTTTGATCGAGCTGTTCTTTTAATATCATCATACCAATGcatatttaacaatattttcattTCCAGGCACATTCAAGATGAAGAAAGTGGATTTACAAAAAGAAGGTTTCAACCCATCAGTAATAAAAGACAAATTATACTATTTAGATTTAAAACTAGGCAAGTACCTTCCATTAGGGCCAGAAGAATACGAGAAGATCGGAATCGGACAAATAAGACTGTGATTATAGTTAAGATTATCATAATATGGGTAGAATAATTAAATGCATGCCAGACTGACTGCAGCcatagataggtatttaagccTATAGTGTTCACTCCATATATTTGTTTCTTTTTGTTCAGTACCTATCGTGAACTTGAAATACTTATGATCATTTCTTGACATTCCTTCCTATGTTTTTTCTTCTTAAGTACCTATGTGTTTCTGTCTACAAATAAACCTTTTCCATTTCTACTTTTTAATaaggtataaataatataaaggtgttttatttaatgtttatgtatGGAGTGAACATTCTAAGTTTACTTATTTCTCCATGTGAATACTGAGAATACTCAAACAGTTGATTCTGGTTTGTTATGAAGGGGCTAAAAGGACAATATGTAGATAGTAAAATATTAAAGCTTGTTTATAAATTAAGTATAAGAACATGACAATAACATAGGTAGCGAATAAAAGTATCATAAGACAGAGTATTCCAAtgattaatttttttagttatgataatttaaaatgtaattttatataagCGTTGGAAACCAGAAAATGGTTTTGTACATGTCCTATGTACTTAAGCACCATAATGTCTGCTGTAAATATACTTGTATGTGGGCTCAAAGAATGTGATATCGTAAAATATGAGTGATTGATTAAATGTTTTCAGTTTTCAATAcgtgttttattttaaagtttacGACCTATGCGAACtacaagtaaataaaaatggtgGAATATTCTATGGCAAGAAATatgcctggcaaaaaagagtacctATAAAATCATAGGGGCGCCACCATCTATGTAGGTAAATCGTTTGGCAACTATTGAGTGAGACACTTTTGTACGAAAAAAGTTAGTGTtgctataataaaataaaataaaaaatggtttgCCAAGCTGTAGTTTATAATTCTGGCTGGGTTTACCCTGTACTTATGTATGGTagagtacctaggtacttacatCATTTGAATAGGTAGTGTTGGTAGTATCTGTTCGATAAATTCGTAAAATCGTAATAGTACATTTATACCACATAAGTGGGAAAAGCAGGGCATTTGCaacgagtgacgataaattaaaacaaggcCGAAGCTACTAAAGatgcataatattatgtataaattaAGTAACTGTGTAACGTTTTTTGTCTTGTAATTACAGGCGTTttcagaacaaaaaaaaataaacaaaattgtttTCAGCAGTCCTAGAAATACGACATACGATGTACGGTATAGCACCATACATGtgccataataataaataaataaataataaataaatattataggacattcttacacagattgactgaggcccacggtaagctcaagaaggctgtGTTGTGGTtcctcagacaacgatatatataatatataaatacttatgtacatagaaaacatccatgactcaggaacaaatatctgtgctcatcacacaaataaatgtccttaccgggattcgaacgcgggaccgcggcgcagcaggcagggtcactagtgtcactactgactgcgccagaccggtcgtcaaaatggcCCAGCACTTAGTTCATCAAATTCAAGTATACAGATCAACGTAGTCACGTCACGttctttgtaatatttgtaatattaTGTCATAATTATGTCAATGCTCACGTTAATTGTATCGCGATTGGCGACATACCGAGTCATATAGAGACTTAGAGACCCATCATAAGGCAtcactggtgccgtagccgaatggcatttctgcgacgcgaaacgaaaacgaaacgccgcgaaaggttgtcggctctgtcgcgccaatacgcacgagcgatagaaatagacatctacgagcgtttcgtttcgtgagcgtttgtgccattcagctacgtacCCTCAGTACCCTGGCATGAGTGCTCGCAGCGGctattttaaattacattcaattATTAGTAATAGCGCCATCTCTTAGTCTTGATTAAAACTATATAGGTTGTTCATTTCGTCACTAGATGGCAGCACGAACATTTATTTTAACGACATCTAGTGACAATTTTAAAAACGATTTAGTGTTTTTTGACACT is a genomic window of Leguminivora glycinivorella isolate SPB_JAAS2020 chromosome 6, LegGlyc_1.1, whole genome shotgun sequence containing:
- the LOC125227322 gene encoding long-chain fatty acid transport protein 4-like — its product is MSSTEAIVDSNMNKTNGIHLKEVQLNGNDLETGENHLISDEPTPWGRIIATVLALGVVVAACTVTWVFQDWQTSLIVLAILVVVYVILFHWRWIYIALRTAKRDFSALFCYIKILRLYRRFTKRNWVMPDIFHQLVKKHPNKACFLFEDETWTFQQVEEFSLRVSAVLKAQGVKSRDVVAVMMNNCPDMPSTWLGVARLGAVSPLINTNQTGTALIHSIKIADCNVVIYGSEFEPAINDIAKELDPSIKLLKYTRRPLNTSGDVVRVVESENDFTAMMETTPPAPWTFSDGDGFNGKMLYIYTSGTTGLPKAAVISSSRMTFMASGIHYLGGLSSKDIIYCPMPLYHSAGGCITMGQALIFGCTIVLRTKFSASAYFPDCIKYNATAAHYIGEMCRYILSTPPAPTDRQHKVRRVYGNGMRPAIWTEFVTRFNIKRVVEFYGATEGNANIVNINNKTGAIGFVSRIIPAVYPIAILKVDQETGEPIRNSRGLCQLAKPNEPGVFIGKIQPNNPSRAFLGYADKAASDKKIVRDVFTHGDSAFISGDILVADELGYLYFRDRTGDTFRWRGENVSTTEVESAVSRVADQRDAVVYGVEVPNIEGRAGMCGIVDAEGTLDLEQLAKRIAKDLPAYARPVFMRVMTSVDMTGTFKMKKVDLQKEGFNPSVIKDKLYYLDLKLGKYLPLGPEEYEKIGIGQIRL